Proteins from one Dermacentor variabilis isolate Ectoservices chromosome 1, ASM5094787v1, whole genome shotgun sequence genomic window:
- the LOC142570788 gene encoding uncharacterized protein LOC142570788, which yields MSRPTTLTSFEPSGMSTGSVAEGVIGDWTSSSVLHPFPSFLELTAPGTRRLTNSFHPRLDLTRAAAGLATSSTASFRMTSSQAAFFGSAAASAPRIPLRVTGGRSDASLSLILRPGIFKATSFSGLRNRRLRSVPSCRRAALSATLRWLLNADETQAAAQ from the exons ATGTCTCGTCCAACCACACTGACTTCCTTCGAGCCTTCCGGAATGAGTACAGGCAGCGTCGccgaaggcgtcatcggcgacTGGACTTCGTCCAGCGTCCTGCACCCTTTCCCGTCCTTTTTGGAGCTGACAGCGCCAGGGACCCGCCGTCTGACAAACAGTTTTCACCCCCGTCTCGACCTCACGAGGGCTGCAGCAGGTCTCGCCACGTCTTCCACCGCAAGTTTCCGCATGACGTCATCTCAGGCGGCCTTTTTCGGATCAGCAGCAGCGTCAGCGCCTCGCATTCCGCTACGCGTTACCGGAGGCAGGAGCGATGCGAGCCTTTCGTTGATCCTTCGTCCTGGCATCTTCAAGGCCACATCATTCTCCGGGCTCCGGAACAGACGGCTGCGAAG TGTCCCGAGCTGCCGTCGCGCTGCACTGTCGGCGACGTTGCGGTGGCTGCTCAATGCGGATGAAACACAGGCAGCAGCACAGTGA
- the LOC142570791 gene encoding uncharacterized protein LOC142570791, translated as MSRPTPLTSFEPSGMSTGSVAEGVIGDWTSSSVLNPFPSFLELTAPGTRRLTNSFHPRLDLTRAAAGLATSSTASFRMTSSQAAFFGSAAASAPRIPLRVTGGRSDASLSLILRPGIFKATSFSGLRNRRLRSVPSCRRAALSATLRWLLNADETQAAAQ; from the exons ATGTCTCGTCCGACCCCACTGACTTCCTTCGAGCCTTCCGGAATGAGTACAGGCAGCGTCGccgaaggcgtcatcggcgacTGGACTTCGTCCAGCGTCCTGAACCCCTTCCCATCCTTTTTGGAGCTGACAGCGCCAGGGACCCGCCGTCTGACAAACAGTTTTCACCCCCGTCTCGACCTCACGAGGGCTGCAGCAGGTCTCGCCACGTCTTCCACCGCAAGTTTCCGCATGACGTCATCTCAGGCGGCCTTTTTCGGATCAGCAGCAGCGTCAGCGCCTCGCATTCCGCTACGCGTTACCGGAGGCAGGAGCGATGCGAGCCTTTCGTTGATCCTTCGTCCTGGCATCTTCAAGGCCACATCATTCTCCGGGCTCCGGAACAGACGGCTGCGAAG TGTCCCGAGCTGCCGTCGCGCTGCACTGTCGGCGACGTTGCGGTGGCTGCTCAATGCGGATGAAACACAGGCAGCAGCACAGTGA